In Bacillus sp. E(2018), the genomic window TTTCGGGATTAGTAAGTTTTCAAGAGTTGTCAGAGTCTATGGGAAAGAACAGTGTAACGACTGTTCATGAATTTGGTTTGATCGAACCGGATGAGTTTCTTCAACAGCAGCTCCAGACAGAACCTGAAGAACTTACATGGAAAGTGATTCGTTCACGGCAGCTTGATGGAGAGACCATCATTTTGGACAAAGATTACTTCTTAAAAAAGTACGTACCAAAGCTCACGAAAGAAATTGCTGAACAGTCCATTTACGCCTATTTAGAAAATGAGTTAGGACTGAAGATCAGTTTTGCAAAAAAAGAAATTGTCGTTGTAGATTGTACAGCGGAAGATAAAGAATTGTTGGATCTTGATGATTTTAAACATATTGTTGTCGTAAAAAACTATGTGTATCTAGAAGATGCGAGCCTCTTTCAATACACAGAATCTCGTCACCGACTCGATCGTTTCCGATTTGTAGATTTTGCAAGACGGGGAAGATGATAAGTGAAGAGGGAAAACTAAAAAGCAGAGGAAATGAACATCCTCTGCTTTTTAAATTTGCCTATAACCCATTGGGACCATCACCACTGTTCCAAGTGCTACCGACTTCACCTTGCCTTACACTAGGGTCTACACTATGGGCATGTTTATCCATTCTTTTCTTTCTTCTGTAATCTATGATATATGCAAATACTAAGATTCCGATGATGAAAAGTAGTAACCACCACAAAGAAAATTCCCCCTTTTTATCAGTAAATCCTCAAGTCTAATTCATATCCCCAACATAAGTAATTTCACTGTCTTTCGAGTGACTTTTCTCTTGAATCAATGGAATGATCTCTTTTGGGTAGTAATTATATGCTGATAACCGATCGATTGGAAGCCACTGGATTTCTAATTGAGTAGAATCTGGAGAAAGCGGCTGAAAGCGTGTTGGAACCTTCTCTAAGAAAGCTTCAAAGATATGCTCTACAATATGTATTTGGTCCTCTTCTTTTTGATTCTCAACATGATTTTTGCTGATGAACTCTCGAACCCATAATAATGGGCCAACTTCTACTTTTACGCCAAGTTCTTCTAAACATTCTCGAATCACCGCGTTTGATAACGTCTCGTTAAAATCCTGTCCTCCCCCCGGAATAACATATTTTATATCATCTTCATTGCCCTTTTTTATTGTTAATACATGATTGTCATGAATGATTAATGCTTTCACTGAACTTCTAATTCTGTTCATACGATCAACCTCCATAAAGTTCTCTTCTTTAATTTACCATGTCTGTAGTGTTGACAGCTTCTGTTAAGTTCGTTAGTATTAGAACAGTTGCTAACACGCTTCAACGCGTAAAAGCGTTTAAGTAAATAAGTGTAAGAAGATGAACGGAGAGATTTACATGAAAAAAGAAATGAAATTGCCGGTGGCTCTTGGATTGTTTGCAATGATTTTTGCTGTGATGTTCACGAGTCTCGTGTATATAAAAGTAGAACCGCATATTCCACTGTTAGCCTGCTTAATCTTATTGGGAGCAGTAGGTGCTGCTTTTGGCGCACCATGGAAGACAATCGAAAAAGGAATATTAAATGGAATCATAGCTGGATTGCAGCCGATCATGATTCTTTTAACGGTAGGACTTGTTATAGCAAGTTGGATGTTAAGTGGAACAGTTCCTACATTATTATTTTACGGAATGGATATCATTCAGCCTGAATGGTTTGCAGTAAGTGCGCTTATTATCACTGTTATTGTTTCATCCTTTACGGGGAGTTCTTTTACAACGGTGGGTACAGTGGGTATAGCATTGATGGGGATCAGTCACGTGCTTGGAGTGAACCCAGCATTAGCTGCTGGAGCTATTGTCTCTGGCGCTTGTTTCGGAGACAAAATGTCACCATTATCTGACTCAACGAACTTTGCACCAGGTGTAGTGGGAGTAAATATGTTTGAACATATTCGACACATGATGTGGACTACGGTTCCAGCATTCATCCTAACTGCTATTGCCTTTTTCGTACTTGGTGGAAGTGGAGGCAATGCAAATCTTCAAGAAATCAAAGAGATTCAGTCAGTGCTTTCAAGTGAGTTCCCAATCCATCTATTAACTCTAATATCACCAGTTGTAGTACTTGTCCTGGCGTTCCGTAAACTGCCAATCATACCTATTCTTTTAGCTGGTGTAACGGTGTCAATCATCGTTGGATTTTTGTTAGTACCTGACCTTACTATGCAAAAAGTAGTTAATACCATGCAGAATGGTCTGCAAACACAGACAGGGAATGAAACAGTTGATACCATCGTTAACAAAGGTGGATTAATGTCTATGATGTGGTCGATCTCCCTTGTACTGATTGCATTAGGACTAGGTGGAGTTATTCAAGCCTTAGGAATGTTTGATCTATTGTTTGGAGCTATAAAGAACACCACACAAAAAGCGAGCAAGTTAATCGCAACTACTCTAGCATCTTCCGTAGGAATCAATTTACTTGCAGGAGAAATGTACCTTTCCATCCTGCTGCCAGGTCAGGCGTTGAAAGATGCATATATTAAATCTGGTGTTCCACTAAAGAACTTATCCAGAACGGTAGAAGATGGAGGTACACTTGTAAACCCACTCGTTCCATGGAGCGTTAGTGGTGCATTCTTTGCATCAACATTGGGTGTATCAGTTATTGATTATATCCCTTATGCATTATTCTTATGGCTGTCTCCAATGTTCACTCTACTTCTTGCATATACAGGTTGGAGTATCGGTGAAAAAAAAACGGCCACATTAGAAAATGATCATACAGCGGCATAATGATAGAGAATTAACTTAAGAAGCATCTTTGTAGGATGCTTCTTTTCTTTTGACAAAAATACGATTAACCATTATCATTATCGATAACAATAATAGAAAAGGATGATTCTGTACTATGCAAAATAAAGCAGATTTTATCTTACATCCTGTTCGAATGAAAATTATACAACAACTTTCAAAAGGGCCGGCTACCGTAATGGAATTAAAAGAATGGATATCTGAAGTTCCTCAGGCCACACTGTACAGGCATTTAAATCTACTAAGTAAAAACGAGATCATTTTTGTAGTTCAAGAAAAAAAAGTTCGTGGTGCTGTAGAACGCACGTATGCTATGAATCAAAATTCAACTTATATTACCGCCGAAGAGGCAGCTAATTTGTCCAAAGAAGAGCATATGAAAATGTTTATGACCTTTGTGTCCAATGTGACGGGCGAGGTGGAAGCTTACTTCAATGGCGATACGAATCTTAAAACAGATATTTTCGGCTATAACCAGTTGGATCTTTATTTAGATGATGAAGAGTGGGAAGAATTGAGTCAGACTATGCAGGATCTTATCGGCAAATATGTACCAAACAGACCTTCTAAAGATAAAAAGAAGGTTAAACTTGTTCAGATGTTAGTGCCTGAACCTAAGAAGAGCAATTAAAAAGAGGAAACGCTGATATATTTAGTAGAATGATTTATACTGTATGTATAACAAAAAATCCCAAGTATACTACCGTTATCAATAATGATAACATTCATATTAAATTAAAGTTAGGTGATAAAACATGAACATGACCAAATTTTATAGAAATCTATTTGAACTGAACGGACATCCCGTTGTTGCCCGTTCATTGAAAAAATTTGCACAATCCAAAGCAAGTAAACCTTTCATCCCTTCATTTGTAAAACTATATAAAATAAACATTAAAGAAGCGACTCGTGACCTTAAAGAATATCATTCTCTTCACGATGTTTTCATCCGTGATCTAAGACCAGATGCTCGCCCCGTTCCATCAGAAGCTCATGCATTTGTGAGTCCTTGTGATGCAGTGTTATCCGTAGTTGATCATCTTACGGAAGAGAGCCGTTTTACCGTAAAAGGACAGGAATATACGGTCGCTGAATTATTAGGTTCTGAATCGGAAGCAAAGAAATACAGTGGGGGACAAGTGTTTGTTTTTTATTTAAGTCCTACGGATTACCATCAAGTTCATGTTCCGGTGGATGCTGAAGTTGAGTCTGTCTATACACTAGGAAGAGAAGCTGCACCAGTCAACGAACTTGGATTACGTCATGGTCTTAGACCTTTAACACGTAATTACAGATTAGTTACTCAAATGAATGCAAGTGGACAACCTCTTGCACATGTTATGGTCGGTGCTTTGAATGTAAATACGATCGAACGTACGAATCATGAATCCGTTGTAAAAAGAGGAGATTCTTTTGGGTATTTTTCGTTCGGTTCTACTGTTGTTTTGTGTATTCCAAAAGGGGCTTTGAAGTTCACAGGAAAAAAGGGAAAAGTTAAGATGGGTGAGCTTCTTGGTGAATGGATTCCGAGAGAAGTTTAATTATCAAACTAAAAAGCTGTTTCAATTTACTTAGTAGCTCTCAATAGTAGTTGATCTCCGCTCCAGGTTGCTCGCTTTCCATGGGGCGAACGGTGAGCCCCTTGCCTAGTTGCAGTGACTAGCCCCTCGAGGTCAAAAGTTAAACGGTCAAGAAGGCAAAGTGCGCCTTCATAGCCCATTCAACTTTTGCTTGTCGGGGCTGAACGAGTCACTTCCACTTTTTCTGACTGCCGCTTTGCGCCCTTAAGGGTCTCACCTGTCTAGTTGCAGTGGCTAGCCCCTCGAGGTCAAAAGTTAAATGGTCATGAAGGCAAAAAGCGCCTTCCTAGCCCATTCACCTTTTGCTTGTCGGGGCTGAACGAGCCACTTCCACTTTTCGGTCTGACCGCTCGTCCCATAGGAGTCTCGCACCTTGCGCTACAATCAACTTGCATATGAAGAGAAAAACATAAAAACAACCTTTTGCTAAACCTCTACTTGATAACGGAACGGTTTTAGGATGAGTATATTGATTTAGTTAATAAAACATCACATAAGAAAAAGGATAAAACTTCTCGTCATGGCGAGTTCGTTTTATCCTTTTTCTGTTTCAATTTTTCCGCTCACATCACGCTGCGAGTTCTTTTTTGTCTTCTTGAACTTCTTTTTTTAGAATACCCGCGATAAAAGCGGTAACGATTGAACCGATCAGAATCGCTAATACATATAACAACGGATTTCCGTTTACGATTGGGATAACGAACGCGCCTCCATGTGGAGCGGGAAGTCCGATGCCGAATACCATAGATAAAGCACCAGCTACAGCGGAACCTATAACAGCGGCTGGGATTACACGACCAGGATCGGCAGCAGCGAATGGTATAGCACCTTCTGTAATAAAGGAAGCTCCCATGATGTAATTTGTTTTCCCTGCTTCTCGCTCTGCTTTTGTATATTTCTTTTTAAATAATGTTGTTGAAAGTGCAAGACCTAGCGGTGGCACCATACCACCGGCCATAATGGCTGCATGTGGGGCAAAGTTACCTGCATCAATCATCGCGATACCGAATGTGAAAGCTGCTTTATTGATAGGTCCACCCATATCGACAGCCATCATTCCGCCTAAAATTAAACCTAAGAATACAAGGTTTCCAGTTCCCATCCCTTTTAACCACAACGTTAATGCGTCGTTCAATGCTTTCACGGGTTCAATCACAATGAACATCATGATCAGACCGGTGAGAAGGATGCCGAATAAAGGATATAGAAGAACAGGTTTGATTCCTTCTAGTGATTGAGGCAAGCTGTTAAACAACTTTTTTAATCCAAGAACTAAATATCCTGCTAAGAAACCAGCGATTAGTCCACCAAGGAAACCAGCTCCACCTGAAGCGGCCATGAATCCTCCGACCATACCTGGCGCAAATCCTGGACGATCTGCGATACTCATCGCAATAAAACCTGCTAGAACAGGGATCATTAGAGCAAACGCGTTACCGCCACCTATTGTGCTCAGCGCTTCAGCGATCGGATGATAAGAAGGATCTTTAGGATCAGCTGCATTAATACCGAAAATAAATGAGATCGCTATTAGGATTCCTCCACCAACAACGAAGGGAAGCATGTTGGACACACCGCTCATCAAGTGTTTATAAAATCCAGACCTTCCTGGAGAAGCGGCTTTCTTTTCATCAACATTGGATGCTTCTCCATTACTTTTATAAACAGGAGCATCCTGATCTAACGCTTGCTGAATGAGCTGTTGAGGCTTTCGGATTCCTTGAGCTACTGGAACTTGAATCACATGTTTACCGTTGAAGCGTTCTAACTCAACTTGTTTGTCTGCAGCGACAATAATCGCATGAGCTTCATCAATATCTTCTTTTGTAAGTGCGTTTTTAATTCCGCTCGAACCATTTGTTTCTACTTTTAAGTTGACGTCCATTTCCTTCGCTTTTGCTTTTAGAGCATCAGCTGCCATATACGTATGAGCAATGCCTGTAGGGCAAGCTGTAACGGCTAGTATTTTTTGTTTTGAAGTAGTAGAGGTAGGGTTTTCTTCTTTTTCCACCTCTTTTTCTTTTGCATCGATCGCATCTAAAATCTCGTTTTCAGTTGTTGCGGATTCAAGACTTTTTCTAAAGTTAGGGTCCATTAAAAAGCTAGAAAGTCTGGAAAGTGTCGCTAAATGATCGTTATTAGCGCCTTCATAAGCGGCGATCATAAAGAAAAGATGTGCGTTCTGGCCATCCAAAGATTCATAGTCGATGCCATCTGTTGAACGACCAAAAGCGATGGCAGGCTCGCTAACGGCATTCGTTTTTGCGTGTGGTATGGCTATTCCTTCTCCAATTCCCGTCGTACTTTGGCTTTCTCTTGCTAAGATGGCTTCTTTATATGCACTTTTATCATTTAGTTTTCCAGCTGTATAGAGTTTCTCAATCAGTTCATCTATGACTTCTTCTTTCGATTGAGATTGTAAGTTTAATAAGATTGTATCTTTCGTTAATACATCCGTAATTTTCATCTTAATTCCTCCTCATTACCGTATTTCTTCTATAATGATCTGTTTTCGTAAAGATTCTACCTGTTCTAATGTGCACAAGTCTTCTGAAAAAGCAGTAGCACTTCCTGCAGCAACTCCATATGGGAACGCGGAAGCATAGTCGCGTTCTTGGGTAATCTGAGAAAGAAATCCGGCTACAACCGAATCACCAGCACCTACTGAATTTTTAACGGTTCCAACGGGTACGTTTGATATGAGGACAGTATCTTTGTTAAGAAAGATTGCGCCATCTCCAGCCATAGAAACGATGACATTTTGTACACCGGCTTCTAACAACTTCTTGCCATAGAAAATAGCATCTTCTTTAGTGTGAACGTCTGTTTGAAAAAGTTCCCCAAGTTCATGGTGGTTGGGCTTAATTAAAAATGGCTGATATTTTAAGGTCTTACGAAGTGGTTCTCCAGCCGCATCAATGACAACATGAACGCCTTTGTCCTTACACTTATTAGCAATATCGGCATAAAAATCATCTGAGATGGATGGTGGAATGCTTCCTGCGAGAAGAAGGAAATCACCTTTACTCATGTTATTGATCTTTTGAAGCAAATTTTGCTGGTTTTCCATAGAGATAACAGGTCCTTGACCATTAATCTCCGTTTCTTTATGAGACTTGAGCTTTACATTAATTCTTGTAACTTCTGAAACCTCTATAAAATCATGCTGAATGTGATCTTGTGTTAAAAAGTCTTTGATAAAAGCTCCTGTAAAACCACCCGTGAAACCAAGTGCAGTACTTTCGATCCCAAGGTGTTTCAGGACTCGTGAAACGTTGATTCCTTTTCCTCCAGGGAAAACAAAAGTTTCTGACGTGCGGTTTAACTGTCCTTCTTTAAAATCCTCCACTCGAGCTACATAATCAATGGACGGATTCAGTGTGCAAGTATAAATCATGATGTCACAACCTTTATTTCTGTCTTGTCTTGAAAGTCATAGATGACGTCATCATCAATATCGTCTGTTATAATGACCGCCTCATTCAATTCTGCTACTTTTGAAAACGAAGTCTCATGAAACTTCGTATGATCAGCTAATATGAATGCTTTTTGTGAAAGAGAAATCGCTAATCCTTTTACTGCGGCCTCTTCCGGATCGGGTGTCGTGAAGCCTGCTTCGATATGGATGCCGTTCATCCCAAGGAATACCTTGTCAAACCGATAGGCGCTTAAACTTTTAATCGCACTGCTTCCCACAAGTGCTTTTGTTTTAGACTTAACTAGACCGCCTATTAAGTACGTCTTAATCTCGTGTTCACTTAACGCTTCGAGGTGGGAGATAGCATTTGTAACAACCGTTATCTCTTTATTTTTAAGATAAGGAATCATCTTTAGAGTTGTCGTTCCTGCATCGAGATAGATACAATCTCCAGTCTCAATTAAGTCGCAGGCATATTGTGCAATTTTTTCTTTTTCTAAAGCGTTTCTCTCGGATTTTTCAAAAATGCTCAATTCCTCACTTTTTTGATGAGTAAGTGATGCTCCGCCATGTACGCGTTTTAACTTCTTTTCTCTCTGCAACTGACTTAAATCTCTGCGTATCGTAGACTCAGAGGACGCTGTTGCTTCAACGAGTTCTTGTATGGTTACTACTGACTTTTCGCCTAATACTTCAATAATCTTACGATGTCTTTCAGGTGTAAGCATCCTGACACCTCCAAATGTTCTTTATCTTTGAAACTAGTGTAACGTAAGCCCTTACATTTTTCAATCATAAACAATCAAAAATAACCAAAAACAATCACATCCAAAGTATTCCATTTGTTTTTGGTATAATGAGGGTACATAAAAAGCTGAAGGTTGTGAAAACATGAGCAGTATAGAATTACATACAGATTATCCAAAAACGAGGGTATCTTTGGCAGAGGATCTTCGATTATTGGGGCTGGAAAAAGGAATGACCGTTATCGTTCACTCTAGTTTGAAGTCACTAGGATGGGTGGTAGGAGGACCTGTGGCCGTTGTACAAGCGTTAATGGACGTTATTACAGAAGAAGGAACACTAGTTATGCCTACACATACGGCTCATTATTCTGATCCAGCAGGGTGGCTGAACCCGCCGGTTCCAAAGGATTGGTGGCCGACAATAATAGAAGAGATGCCTGCATTTGATCCAGTTGTAACACCGACATATTTTATGGGAGCGATTGTAGAAGCATTTCGTACGTTTCCTGGTGTTATAAGAAGTAATCATCCAACAGAATCTTTTGCTGCCTGGGGTGAAAATAAAGAAACGATCATAAACAATCATTCAGTAAATTTCGGTTTAGGCGAACAGTCACCTCTTGGGAGGGTTTATGAACTTCAGGGTCATGTTCTTCTGCTAGGTGTAGGTTATGATTCGAATACCTCGATGCACTTAGCCGAGCATCGCGTACCGTCACCGAAAACAGAAGAAAATGCAGGTCCAATTTTTAGCGATGGAAAAAGAGTATGGAAGTCGTTTACTCAAATCTCTTATCGAGAGGAATTATTCGAAGAGATTGGAGAGGTTTACGAGCAAAATAGTTATCCAGTCAGAAAAGGAAAAGTAGGGATGGCTGATTGTCGATTGATTTCACAGAAAGAAGTGGTGGATTTTACAGAGAATTGGCTAAATCAGTATGACCAAAGTAATAAACCGATTGAGCATGCTTAATGTTGTGAAAAGAAGGGTATGTTTAGTAGCAAATCCAATGAAATGAGGGAATTGCGATGAGGCGTTCCGTTCCAGCCACAATTATTTCATTCATAGTCGGTATCATTCAGCTAATCTTAATTTTACGTTTTATTTTTCAACTTTTTAATGCAAATGAAGGAGCAGCTTTCGTACAGCTCATATACGGACTGAGCCAACCACTTCTTTTGCCATTTGCAGCAATTTTCCCAAACATCGAACTAGCCAATGGATTCGTAATCGAACTGTCAACGATCGTTGCAATCATTGTGTATGGCGTAGTGGGCATGCTACTAAAAAGGCTTTTCTCAGTAAGAAAAGCAGATCACGTTCATCGTGAAACGGTAATTAGAGAAGAACCCGTTATCCGAGACGAGGCAACGACTAGAGAAAAGAGAATCATACGAGAAGAAAGAAGATAAAACCAGAAAACGTACACCAGCAAGTTCGGTGTACGTTTTTTTGTTATTAAAATTAATTTCTCAAGAAGTGTTGCTATTCTATCTTGTTTTCCTTACTTCTTCATTGCAAGTTGATTGAAGCGTAAGGTTGCCGACTCCTGCGGGACTGGCGGTCAGGTGAGACCCTTAAGGGCGCAAAGCGGCAGTCCGAAAAGTGGAAGTGACTCGTTCAGCCCCGACAAGCAAAAGTTGAATGGGCTATGAAGGCGCACTTTGCCTTCTTGACTGTTTAACTTTTGACCTCGAGGGGCTAGTCACTGCAACTAGACAGGAGGCTCACCGCCTGCCCCGCGGAAAGCGAGCAACCTGGAGCGGAAATCAACTACATCCAATCTCAGCATCGAAATGGTAAAAGCTATTCAAATTCTTATATATTATGCAATCGTAATCACTTCATATGTAGCAGAAAGCTCTACAAAGTGTGCCATTCCTGAAATTTCCCCAGCCGCAAGCTCATTTTCTACGTTATAGTGGTCAACACATGTTTTGCAGGCGAACACTTTAACACCCTTATCTTCTATTTCTTTTAGGTGCAGCGAACATAAAGACTGCTCTGTGAGGCAATATACGCCACGATTCATGAAAAAGATCGCCGCAGGAAGATCGGATTGTTGCTTCAAAACAGTAAAATACGTTTCCATTACGTTTTCTCCAAGAGCAGGATCGTTGCCAGTACCAAATGAGTCAGTTGTTACAAGAATGATTTTGTTCTGCACGTCAAATCACGCCTCTCTCATATTCTTTTGGCGACAGCCAATTTGTTTGTGTGAATTATACCATGCTTTGTTTAAACAAAGTCAGAGTTTGTTATGCTAGAGAGAGGAGGTTGATGATTATGAATGAATCCCTTTTTAACGTGATCGAAAAAGAAGAAGGACGTCGAGCAACTTTTGAAGTCCTTGAATATAAACAGTTGCCTGTAACAAGTGCAGGTTCGAGTTCTTCGTACTATGCCAAAGAAACGGGAATATCGTTAAAACAAGTTCGGATTACATTGCGCCAAGGAGCTGTACAAGCTGAGGCGGGAGCATTGCAGTTTATGAAAGGTGATCTAGGTCTGAAAAGCAATGCCGGTGGTGTTGGAGGGTTCATGAAGAAGATGGCTTCCAACATTTTGACGGAAGAATCTCTGTTCAAACCATTATACGAAGGAACAGGAGAAATCTATTTAGAGCCCTCATACGGTCATTACTTATTGTTAAACTTAAACGACGAAGAAGTTGTTGCAGATCACGGAATGTTTTACGCAGCAGAACCATCCGTGCAATTAGGTGTTGCTAGACAAAAACTAACGTCTTCTATAAAAGGAGAGGACGGACTGTTTCAAACGAGATTAAGAGGCTCAGGATTTTGTGTGCTTCAGAGCCCGGTTCCGGTTCAACAGATCATGAAGATACAGCTTCATGATGAAAAACTGCAAGTGGATGGTAACTTTGCTCTCTTAAGAAAAGGGGATATCGATTTTTCAGTAAAACGAGCGTCCTCTTCAATCATTGGATCTGCGACAAGTGGTGAAGGTTACTTGCATGTTTTTGAAGGAACTGGCGAAGTGTGGATAGCACCGACACTAGGGAAATAAAAAGAAAAGCTGACATAAAAGGTTGAACGTATCACCTTTCGTGTCAGCATTTTTTATGGGCTTTCATGTACATACAAAAACGAAATGTTGCACCTACTCTTCAAACTGCCCGTTGTTCGTAACGACATTGACAGTATTGGCGTTACTGTCTTTCTCAAGACTATTATCACTTTGATTAGTCACGACTTCTATAGGTACAGTTGGATTTATAACTTCTCCGCCATTTTTGTTAACGGATATGGTTAAGATGCCATTCGTATATTGTGCTTTAACGTCTTCGTTTCGAAACATAAAAGGCAGTTGGACGAATCGCTCTGTTCGTTTCATTGCCTTTCTTTGTTGAAAGTGCCCTGTTCGTTTATTTTTTGTTGACCGTATCTCTTCGCGTTGTGCTTTAATCTGAAGTCCTTGGTTAAGGATCTCAATCTGAAGGTCTTCAGGGTTATAGTCTTTTAGGTTCGCACGAATCTTGTAATCGTCTGTTGTCTCTTCTGTATCCACTTCAAACGACATCTGGTCTGCAAATTTCTCGAACTGATTGAGCCCTTTGTTGACGTATTGGTCAAAAGAATTTAGCCAGTCATCCATAGAACGGTTATTAAAAAAAGGCATCAATGGACCTTTGCCTAACATCTTTATACCCCCTAAGCATTGCCGGCATTATTAGAGTCAAAAATATCAGGATCTAATGTGTTTGTTGCATTAACTACATTGGTTGTTTGTATAAAATTCCCTGTGTTTCCTCCGCCAGAGCCGTTGTATCCTTTTCCTGTTGATTTGGGATTGATAACGAGCGTATCACCAAAATTCACAACCCCTTCTGCCGCATTAATATTAATAGGAGCTACAATTAAACAGGGCACTTTTAGCACCTCCCTTTTTCTGAAAAATAACGATTGTGACGTCGTCCTTTACAGTTAAGTTATG contains:
- the nhaC gene encoding Na+/H+ antiporter NhaC, giving the protein MKKEMKLPVALGLFAMIFAVMFTSLVYIKVEPHIPLLACLILLGAVGAAFGAPWKTIEKGILNGIIAGLQPIMILLTVGLVIASWMLSGTVPTLLFYGMDIIQPEWFAVSALIITVIVSSFTGSSFTTVGTVGIALMGISHVLGVNPALAAGAIVSGACFGDKMSPLSDSTNFAPGVVGVNMFEHIRHMMWTTVPAFILTAIAFFVLGGSGGNANLQEIKEIQSVLSSEFPIHLLTLISPVVVLVLAFRKLPIIPILLAGVTVSIIVGFLLVPDLTMQKVVNTMQNGLQTQTGNETVDTIVNKGGLMSMMWSISLVLIALGLGGVIQALGMFDLLFGAIKNTTQKASKLIATTLASSVGINLLAGEMYLSILLPGQALKDAYIKSGVPLKNLSRTVEDGGTLVNPLVPWSVSGAFFASTLGVSVIDYIPYALFLWLSPMFTLLLAYTGWSIGEKKTATLENDHTAA
- a CDS encoding YggT family protein gives rise to the protein MRRSVPATIISFIVGIIQLILILRFIFQLFNANEGAAFVQLIYGLSQPLLLPFAAIFPNIELANGFVIELSTIVAIIVYGVVGMLLKRLFSVRKADHVHRETVIREEPVIRDEATTREKRIIREERR
- the pfkB gene encoding 1-phosphofructokinase; its protein translation is MIYTCTLNPSIDYVARVEDFKEGQLNRTSETFVFPGGKGINVSRVLKHLGIESTALGFTGGFTGAFIKDFLTQDHIQHDFIEVSEVTRINVKLKSHKETEINGQGPVISMENQQNLLQKINNMSKGDFLLLAGSIPPSISDDFYADIANKCKDKGVHVVIDAAGEPLRKTLKYQPFLIKPNHHELGELFQTDVHTKEDAIFYGKKLLEAGVQNVIVSMAGDGAIFLNKDTVLISNVPVGTVKNSVGAGDSVVAGFLSQITQERDYASAFPYGVAAGSATAFSEDLCTLEQVESLRKQIIIEEIR
- a CDS encoding AAC(3) family N-acetyltransferase, with the translated sequence MSSIELHTDYPKTRVSLAEDLRLLGLEKGMTVIVHSSLKSLGWVVGGPVAVVQALMDVITEEGTLVMPTHTAHYSDPAGWLNPPVPKDWWPTIIEEMPAFDPVVTPTYFMGAIVEAFRTFPGVIRSNHPTESFAAWGENKETIINNHSVNFGLGEQSPLGRVYELQGHVLLLGVGYDSNTSMHLAEHRVPSPKTEENAGPIFSDGKRVWKSFTQISYREELFEEIGEVYEQNSYPVRKGKVGMADCRLISQKEVVDFTENWLNQYDQSNKPIEHA
- a CDS encoding PTS fructose transporter subunit IIABC, which translates into the protein MKITDVLTKDTILLNLQSQSKEEVIDELIEKLYTAGKLNDKSAYKEAILARESQSTTGIGEGIAIPHAKTNAVSEPAIAFGRSTDGIDYESLDGQNAHLFFMIAAYEGANNDHLATLSRLSSFLMDPNFRKSLESATTENEILDAIDAKEKEVEKEENPTSTTSKQKILAVTACPTGIAHTYMAADALKAKAKEMDVNLKVETNGSSGIKNALTKEDIDEAHAIIVAADKQVELERFNGKHVIQVPVAQGIRKPQQLIQQALDQDAPVYKSNGEASNVDEKKAASPGRSGFYKHLMSGVSNMLPFVVGGGILIAISFIFGINAADPKDPSYHPIAEALSTIGGGNAFALMIPVLAGFIAMSIADRPGFAPGMVGGFMAASGGAGFLGGLIAGFLAGYLVLGLKKLFNSLPQSLEGIKPVLLYPLFGILLTGLIMMFIVIEPVKALNDALTLWLKGMGTGNLVFLGLILGGMMAVDMGGPINKAAFTFGIAMIDAGNFAPHAAIMAGGMVPPLGLALSTTLFKKKYTKAEREAGKTNYIMGASFITEGAIPFAAADPGRVIPAAVIGSAVAGALSMVFGIGLPAPHGGAFVIPIVNGNPLLYVLAILIGSIVTAFIAGILKKEVQEDKKELAA
- the treR gene encoding trehalose operon repressor produces the protein MRKNKFQEIYQEISAQIQEGVIKANTQLPSEHDLADQYETSRETVRKALNLLSQNGFIQKIRGRGSIVLETNKFSFPVSGLVSFQELSESMGKNSVTTVHEFGLIEPDEFLQQQLQTEPEELTWKVIRSRQLDGETIILDKDYFLKKYVPKLTKEIAEQSIYAYLENELGLKISFAKKEIVVVDCTAEDKELLDLDDFKHIVVVKNYVYLEDASLFQYTESRHRLDRFRFVDFARRGR
- a CDS encoding NUDIX domain-containing protein, which gives rise to MNRIRSSVKALIIHDNHVLTIKKGNEDDIKYVIPGGGQDFNETLSNAVIRECLEELGVKVEVGPLLWVREFISKNHVENQKEEDQIHIVEHIFEAFLEKVPTRFQPLSPDSTQLEIQWLPIDRLSAYNYYPKEIIPLIQEKSHSKDSEITYVGDMN
- a CDS encoding phosphatidylserine decarboxylase; translation: MNMTKFYRNLFELNGHPVVARSLKKFAQSKASKPFIPSFVKLYKINIKEATRDLKEYHSLHDVFIRDLRPDARPVPSEAHAFVSPCDAVLSVVDHLTEESRFTVKGQEYTVAELLGSESEAKKYSGGQVFVFYLSPTDYHQVHVPVDAEVESVYTLGREAAPVNELGLRHGLRPLTRNYRLVTQMNASGQPLAHVMVGALNVNTIERTNHESVVKRGDSFGYFSFGSTVVLCIPKGALKFTGKKGKVKMGELLGEWIPREV
- a CDS encoding helix-turn-helix domain-containing protein; translation: MQNKADFILHPVRMKIIQQLSKGPATVMELKEWISEVPQATLYRHLNLLSKNEIIFVVQEKKVRGAVERTYAMNQNSTYITAEEAANLSKEEHMKMFMTFVSNVTGEVEAYFNGDTNLKTDIFGYNQLDLYLDDEEWEELSQTMQDLIGKYVPNRPSKDKKKVKLVQMLVPEPKKSN
- a CDS encoding DeoR/GlpR family DNA-binding transcription regulator, which produces MLTPERHRKIIEVLGEKSVVTIQELVEATASSESTIRRDLSQLQREKKLKRVHGGASLTHQKSEELSIFEKSERNALEKEKIAQYACDLIETGDCIYLDAGTTTLKMIPYLKNKEITVVTNAISHLEALSEHEIKTYLIGGLVKSKTKALVGSSAIKSLSAYRFDKVFLGMNGIHIEAGFTTPDPEEAAVKGLAISLSQKAFILADHTKFHETSFSKVAELNEAVIITDDIDDDVIYDFQDKTEIKVVTS